The nucleotide window CTGGCCTGTGCGCTGCTCGTCCTGGGGATCCTCAGAATCGGTCCGTACCTCGTCGTCGCCGACCGGCTCGAGCCGAGCGACGCCATCTTCGTGCTGGCCGGCACCGGGCCGGCGCGCCTGGTCGAGGCGGCGTCGCTCTACCGCCGGGGCCTGGCCCCGGAGATCGTCGTCAGCCGGCCGCCCGATACGATGCGGCTGGCCCGTGAGCTGGCCGGGGAGCCGCCGTTTCAGGAGCGCGCCCTACGCGCCCTGGTCCATGCGGGAGTCCCCCGGCAGGCGGTGGTGCGGCTCGATCGCGTCGCCGTGAACACCGACGAGGAACTCGGCATCGACTTCGAGTACGCGCAGGCCCAGAACTATCGCCGGGTGATCCTGGTGACGTCTC belongs to Candidatus Methylomirabilota bacterium and includes:
- a CDS encoding YdcF family protein — translated: MKLSGWRRATLFLGSGVLLACALLVLGILRIGPYLVVADRLEPSDAIFVLAGTGPARLVEAASLYRRGLAPEIVVSRPPDTMRLARELAGEPPFQERALRALVHAGVPRQAVVRLDRVAVNTDEELGIDFEYAQAQNYRRVILVTSPPHTRRVRMIWNAYYQEKLPALVHPTPFEEFDPARWWRSSRSLEKGLHEVAAIANFLLGQPVPTYDGR